The Providencia sp. PROV188 genome includes a region encoding these proteins:
- the flhD gene encoding flagellar transcriptional regulator FlhD, which translates to MSSTTDFLKHIYDINLSYLLLAQKLIAQEKATAMFRLGISDSMANTLAELSLPQLVKLAETNQLICQFRFENSDTIEKLTRDSRVDELQQIHTGILLSTRLLQTHNESDSDIARKR; encoded by the coding sequence ATGAGCTCTACCACTGATTTTCTGAAGCATATATACGATATTAATCTTTCATATTTGCTTTTAGCTCAAAAGCTTATCGCCCAGGAAAAAGCCACTGCCATGTTCCGTCTCGGGATTTCCGATTCAATGGCAAACACTTTAGCAGAACTTTCTTTACCTCAATTGGTTAAATTAGCGGAAACAAATCAGCTAATCTGTCAATTTAGATTTGAAAACAGCGACACGATTGAAAAGCTTACTCGAGATTCTCGAGTTGATGAATTGCAGCAAATTCATACGGGTATCCTTCTTTCTACCCGATTATTGCAAACGCATAATGAGTCCGATTCAGATATAGCGAGAAAAAGATGA
- the putA gene encoding trifunctional transcriptional regulator/proline dehydrogenase/L-glutamate gamma-semialdehyde dehydrogenase yields MSSTTTMGVRLDEETRDRIKAAAQRLDRTSHWLIKQAIYNYLEQLDNNQIIPELSTVLDTKDQHSGDEISSPETLYQPFLEFAEHILPQSVKRSAITSAYRIPETQAVPMLLQQAELPPEQADAAHKLAYSIAEKLRNQKNGVGRSGLVQGLLQEFSLSSQEGVALMCLAEALLRIPDKATRDALIRDKISTGNWQSHVGQSSSMFVNAATWGLLFTGKLVSTHNEAKLSTSLNRIISKSGEPLVRKGVDMAMRLMGEQFVTGETIAQALANARKLEDKGFRYSYDMLGEAALTEKDAQDYMVSYQQAIHAIGKASNGRGIYEGPGISIKLSALHPRYSRAQYDRVMEELYPRLLSLVLQAHQYDVGINIDAEEADRLEISLDLLEKLCFEPKLAGWNGIGFVIQAYQKRCPFVIDSIINLAERSQRRLMIRLVKGAYWDSEIKRAQIDGLEGYPVYTRKVYTDVSYIACARKLLSVPNLIYPQFATHNAHTLSAIYQIAGKNYYPGQYEFQCLHGMGEPLYEQVVGKVADGKLNRPCRIYAPVGTHETLLAYLVRRLLENGANTSFVNRIADATIPLDELVADPVKDVRELSKTEGQIGLPHPKIPLPRDLYGTRRVNSMGLDLSNEHRLASLSSALLNAAAQEKIAEPLLGGEFVAQQALPEAVAIINPACHRDIVGKVREASEQEAEHALDIATDAGAIWFATPPSERAAILLRAADIMEQQLQPLLDVLVREAGKTYANAIAEVREAVDFLNYYATQVREDFDNNTHRPLGPVVCISPWNFPLAIFSGQIAAALAAGNTVLAKPAEQTPLIGAIAVSIMHQAGIPRDVLQFLPGKGETIGAKLVGDQRVRGVMFTGSTEVAGLLQRNIAGRLDAQGRPTPLIAETGGLNAMIVDSSALTEQVVTDVVASAFDSAGQRCSALRILCVQEDVADRTIRMLKGAMEECRMGNPEHISTDIGPVIDSEAKENIDQHIQQMRSKGKIVFQAVYADSQDQQEQAEGTYVKPTLIELDNIGELKKEIFGPVLHVVRFKRDELEQLVDQINAAGYGLTLGVHTRIDETINQVVAKAKVGNLYVNRNMVGAVVGVQPFGGEGLSGTGPKAGGPLYLYRLLSERPENAVCQTLEQQDSHLPMDASARAELLAPFEAFSAWVQKQKTDVEQSIIEQSTVEQFARLTQAGTTRLLPGPTGEKNTYTLRPRGTILCLSDNERDCLTQLSAVLASGCQTLWENSELHQKLFKSLPEKVRKTISFTKDWQNTVEPIEGVIYHGDCDQLKHVCEAIAKRKGPIISVQGFERGETNLLIERLVHERSLSVNTAAAGGNASLMTIG; encoded by the coding sequence ATGAGTAGCACAACAACTATGGGTGTGAGACTTGATGAAGAAACTCGTGACCGCATTAAAGCCGCCGCTCAACGTCTTGATCGCACATCCCATTGGCTTATTAAACAAGCTATATATAATTATTTAGAGCAACTCGATAACAACCAAATTATACCTGAATTATCAACGGTTTTGGATACAAAAGATCAGCATTCTGGTGATGAAATTTCGTCTCCTGAGACCCTTTATCAGCCATTCCTTGAGTTCGCTGAGCATATTTTACCCCAATCCGTAAAACGCTCCGCAATTACATCAGCGTACCGCATTCCTGAAACTCAAGCCGTGCCTATGCTTTTACAACAAGCTGAGCTGCCTCCAGAGCAAGCTGATGCGGCTCATAAATTGGCTTACTCCATTGCAGAAAAACTGCGTAATCAAAAAAATGGGGTTGGTCGTTCAGGCTTAGTTCAAGGGTTATTACAAGAATTTTCGCTGTCTTCTCAAGAAGGTGTGGCATTAATGTGCCTTGCCGAAGCGCTATTACGTATTCCGGATAAAGCCACTCGCGATGCGCTGATCCGAGACAAAATCAGTACGGGTAACTGGCAATCTCATGTTGGCCAAAGCAGCTCGATGTTCGTCAATGCGGCAACATGGGGGCTTTTATTTACAGGTAAATTAGTCTCTACCCACAATGAAGCCAAATTATCGACATCGTTAAATCGCATTATCAGTAAAAGTGGTGAGCCGCTAGTACGAAAAGGCGTGGATATGGCAATGCGCTTAATGGGTGAACAATTTGTCACCGGCGAAACCATCGCCCAAGCCCTTGCCAACGCACGTAAATTGGAAGACAAAGGTTTCCGCTACTCCTACGATATGCTGGGTGAAGCCGCTTTAACCGAGAAAGATGCCCAAGATTATATGGTCTCTTACCAACAAGCGATCCACGCAATTGGTAAAGCATCGAATGGACGCGGTATCTATGAAGGACCGGGTATTTCCATCAAATTATCGGCACTACATCCGCGTTATAGCCGCGCGCAATACGATCGCGTGATGGAAGAACTGTACCCGCGCTTACTTTCTTTAGTCTTGCAAGCTCACCAATACGATGTTGGTATCAATATTGATGCTGAAGAAGCAGATCGCTTAGAAATTTCTTTAGATTTACTCGAAAAATTGTGTTTTGAGCCGAAATTAGCAGGCTGGAACGGTATTGGTTTTGTCATTCAGGCTTACCAAAAACGCTGCCCATTTGTTATCGACTCAATTATTAATTTAGCCGAACGCAGCCAACGACGCCTGATGATCCGTCTCGTAAAAGGCGCTTATTGGGATAGCGAAATTAAACGTGCGCAAATTGATGGCTTAGAAGGTTATCCAGTTTATACACGCAAAGTGTATACCGACGTTTCTTATATAGCTTGTGCTCGTAAATTACTGTCTGTACCTAATTTAATTTACCCACAATTTGCGACTCATAACGCACATACATTATCAGCTATCTACCAAATTGCAGGTAAAAACTACTACCCAGGTCAATATGAGTTCCAATGCTTACATGGCATGGGCGAACCATTATATGAACAAGTCGTTGGTAAAGTGGCTGACGGTAAACTGAACCGACCATGTCGTATTTATGCTCCAGTAGGTACCCATGAAACCTTATTAGCATACTTAGTACGCCGCCTCTTAGAGAACGGGGCAAATACTTCGTTTGTTAACCGAATTGCGGATGCCACGATCCCATTAGATGAATTGGTTGCTGATCCGGTTAAAGATGTTCGTGAATTGTCTAAAACTGAAGGGCAAATTGGCTTACCACACCCTAAAATTCCATTACCGCGCGACCTATATGGAACCCGTCGTGTTAACTCAATGGGCTTAGATTTATCTAACGAACACCGCTTAGCATCACTCTCGAGCGCATTACTCAATGCTGCGGCACAAGAAAAAATCGCGGAACCACTGCTGGGTGGTGAATTTGTGGCACAACAAGCGTTACCTGAAGCTGTCGCAATTATCAACCCAGCCTGTCATCGTGATATCGTTGGTAAAGTACGCGAAGCCAGTGAACAAGAAGCTGAACATGCGCTTGATATCGCCACTGATGCGGGTGCGATTTGGTTTGCAACGCCACCATCTGAACGTGCAGCTATCCTGTTACGTGCAGCTGACATTATGGAACAACAATTGCAGCCATTATTGGATGTGCTGGTGCGTGAAGCTGGGAAAACTTACGCGAATGCGATTGCTGAAGTGCGTGAAGCGGTTGATTTCTTAAACTATTATGCAACTCAAGTTCGTGAAGATTTTGATAATAACACTCACCGCCCTCTTGGCCCTGTTGTTTGTATCAGCCCATGGAACTTCCCATTAGCCATTTTCTCAGGACAAATCGCAGCGGCATTAGCCGCAGGCAACACTGTGCTGGCTAAACCGGCGGAACAAACACCATTAATTGGTGCTATTGCGGTATCCATTATGCATCAGGCGGGTATTCCTCGTGATGTCCTGCAATTTTTACCAGGTAAAGGTGAAACTATCGGTGCAAAATTAGTAGGCGATCAACGCGTTCGTGGCGTGATGTTTACTGGCTCAACCGAAGTCGCGGGCTTATTGCAGCGCAATATTGCAGGTCGCTTAGATGCTCAAGGTCGCCCGACGCCACTGATTGCAGAAACTGGTGGATTGAATGCGATGATTGTTGATTCTTCCGCTCTCACAGAGCAAGTCGTCACCGATGTCGTCGCCTCTGCATTTGATAGTGCCGGTCAACGCTGCTCTGCATTGCGTATTCTTTGTGTTCAAGAAGATGTCGCTGACCGAACAATTCGTATGTTAAAAGGTGCGATGGAAGAGTGCCGGATGGGTAATCCTGAACATATCTCCACTGATATTGGTCCTGTTATTGATAGTGAAGCCAAAGAGAATATTGACCAACATATTCAACAAATGCGCAGTAAAGGCAAAATCGTTTTCCAAGCCGTCTATGCCGATAGCCAAGATCAGCAAGAACAGGCAGAAGGAACCTACGTTAAGCCAACGCTGATTGAGTTAGATAATATTGGTGAGTTGAAGAAAGAAATTTTCGGACCAGTTCTGCATGTTGTTCGTTTCAAACGTGATGAGTTAGAGCAATTAGTTGACCAAATCAATGCGGCTGGTTATGGATTAACATTAGGTGTTCATACTCGCATTGATGAAACCATCAACCAAGTGGTCGCTAAAGCGAAAGTGGGCAACTTATATGTTAACCGTAATATGGTCGGTGCTGTTGTCGGAGTGCAACCATTTGGTGGTGAAGGACTTTCAGGTACAGGACCTAAAGCCGGTGGACCGCTTTATCTCTACCGTTTATTAAGCGAGCGTCCTGAGAATGCAGTTTGCCAAACACTGGAGCAGCAAGACAGCCATTTACCAATGGATGCAAGTGCTCGCGCTGAGTTACTCGCACCATTTGAAGCATTCTCTGCATGGGTACAAAAACAGAAAACGGATGTTGAGCAATCCATAATTGAACAATCTACGGTTGAACAATTTGCGCGTTTAACGCAAGCCGGTACAACACGTTTATTACCAGGACCAACAGGTGAAAAGAACACCTACACCTTACGTCCACGCGGCACTATTTTATGCCTTAGCGATAATGAGCGTGATTGTTTGACTCAATTATCTGCTGTGCTCGCAAGTGGTTGTCAAACATTGTGGGAAAATAGCGAACTGCACCAGAAGCTATTTAAATCACTGCCAGAAAAAGTTCGCAAAACTATCTCATTCACCAAAGATTGGCAAAACACAGTGGAGCCAATTGAAGGTGTGATTTATCACGGAGATTGCGACCAACTGAAACATGTTTGCGAAGCGATTGCCAAACGTAAAGGACCGATTATTTCTGTTCAAGGCTTTGAGCGTGGTGAAACTAACTTGCTCATTGAACGCTTAGTGCATGAACGTTCTTTAAGTGTGAATACTGCCGCAGCGGGTGGTAATGCAAGCTTAATGACTATCGGATAA
- the cycA gene encoding D-serine/D-alanine/glycine transporter: MEENAATTTSRPSSDRNQLKRSLSNRHIQLIAIGGAIGTGLFMGSGKTISLAGPSIIFVYMIIGFVLFFVMRAMGELLLSNLDYKSFSDFSADLIGPWAGFFVGWTYWFCWVITGIADIIAITSYVSFWVPNFPEWVTSFICVATLLTLNLVSVRLFGELEFWFAMIKIVAIVTLIAVGGTLIAMNFQSPAGHTASLSNIWNDGGMFPMGLSGFFAGFQIAIFAFVGIELVGTAAAETRDPEKSLPKAINAIPIRIIAFYVLSLIVIMAVTPWRTILADKSPFVEMFVLISLPAAASIVNFVVLTSAASSANSGVFSTSRMLFGLSKEGDAPKQFSQLSKKAVPATGLIFTCICLSFGIVLIYFIPDIMHAFTLVTTVSAILFMFIWSMILLSYLNFRKNRPEKHAASRYKMPWGIFMSWVSLAFFAFMVVLLAFQHDTRQALIATPLWFVILFIGYQVVKRRKPR; this comes from the coding sequence ATGGAAGAAAATGCAGCGACAACCACCTCTCGGCCATCTTCTGACCGAAATCAACTAAAACGTAGCCTCAGTAACCGTCATATTCAGTTAATTGCCATTGGTGGGGCCATTGGTACAGGGCTATTTATGGGGTCAGGAAAGACCATCTCCCTTGCGGGTCCCTCTATTATCTTTGTCTACATGATCATCGGCTTTGTGCTGTTTTTTGTCATGCGAGCCATGGGGGAATTACTGCTATCCAACCTGGACTATAAATCTTTCAGTGATTTTTCTGCGGATTTAATCGGTCCATGGGCTGGCTTTTTTGTGGGATGGACTTACTGGTTCTGCTGGGTGATCACGGGAATAGCCGATATTATCGCGATCACCTCGTACGTCAGTTTCTGGGTGCCTAATTTCCCGGAATGGGTGACTTCATTTATCTGTGTTGCCACCCTACTGACGCTTAACTTAGTTTCTGTTCGACTATTTGGTGAACTGGAATTCTGGTTCGCGATGATCAAAATTGTCGCCATTGTGACACTAATTGCCGTTGGCGGTACGTTGATTGCGATGAATTTCCAATCACCGGCCGGGCATACTGCATCCTTAAGTAATATTTGGAACGATGGCGGAATGTTCCCAATGGGACTCAGTGGGTTCTTTGCGGGATTCCAAATTGCTATTTTCGCCTTTGTGGGAATTGAGTTAGTGGGAACCGCCGCAGCGGAAACCCGTGATCCTGAAAAATCCCTGCCGAAAGCTATTAACGCTATCCCGATTAGGATCATTGCTTTTTATGTGTTATCCCTGATTGTGATTATGGCTGTTACCCCTTGGCGCACCATTTTGGCGGATAAAAGTCCTTTTGTGGAAATGTTCGTGCTAATCAGCCTGCCTGCTGCTGCCAGTATCGTGAACTTTGTGGTACTTACCTCTGCGGCTTCATCAGCAAACAGTGGTGTTTTCTCCACCAGCCGTATGCTGTTTGGGTTATCTAAAGAGGGAGATGCGCCAAAACAATTTAGTCAGTTATCGAAAAAAGCAGTACCCGCAACAGGCCTAATTTTCACCTGTATCTGCCTAAGTTTCGGTATTGTTTTGATCTACTTTATTCCCGATATCATGCATGCATTCACCTTAGTCACAACCGTGTCTGCGATTTTATTCATGTTTATCTGGAGTATGATTTTATTAAGCTACCTGAATTTCCGTAAGAATCGCCCAGAAAAACATGCCGCATCTCGCTATAAGATGCCTTGGGGTATTTTTATGTCGTGGGTCAGTCTCGCCTTCTTTGCTTTCATGGTGGTGTTATTAGCGTTCCAACATGACACCCGACAAGCATTAATTGCGACACCACTGTGGTTTGTTATTCTGTTTATTGGCTACCAAGTCGTAAAACGCCGTAAACCACGTTGA
- the putP gene encoding sodium/proline symporter PutP, whose protein sequence is MTVSTPMIIMFIVYITGMLLIGYLAYRSTKNFDDYILGGRSLGSVVTALSAGASDMSGWLLMGLPGAIFLAGISESWIAIGLCLGAYLNWLFVAGRLRVQTEKNNNALTLPDYFTSRFEDNSKILRIISAVVILVFFTIYCASGVVAGGLLFESTFNISYDKALWLGALATIAYTFLGGFLAVSWTDTVQASLMIFALILTPIVVILSLGGLDTSIEVIKAKNPEYLDMFKGMNFVAILSLLGWGLGYFGQPHILARFMAADSHRTIRSARRISMTWMALCLGGTIAVGFFGIAYFENNPALAGSVMKNNERIFMELAGLLFNPWIAGILLSAILAAVMSTLSCQLLVCASALTEDLYKPFFRKSASQKELVWVGRGMVLLVAAIAIYIAQDPNNKVLGLVSNAWAGFGAAFGPVVLLSVMWKRMTRTGALAGMVVGAVTVLVWMKFKWLGLYEIIPGFIFATIAIIVISLITKAPSAAAQARFDEAEAEYNTK, encoded by the coding sequence ATGACTGTAAGCACTCCGATGATCATTATGTTCATCGTATATATCACGGGTATGTTATTGATCGGCTATTTAGCCTATCGCTCAACGAAAAACTTTGATGATTACATTCTAGGGGGACGAAGTTTAGGTAGTGTGGTAACCGCATTATCTGCAGGGGCTTCAGATATGAGTGGCTGGTTATTGATGGGTTTACCAGGCGCTATTTTCCTCGCTGGGATTTCTGAAAGCTGGATTGCGATTGGTTTATGTTTAGGGGCTTATCTGAACTGGTTGTTTGTTGCAGGGCGCTTACGTGTACAAACCGAGAAAAATAATAATGCCTTAACGTTGCCAGACTATTTTACAAGTCGTTTTGAAGATAATAGTAAGATTTTACGTATTATTTCTGCGGTTGTTATTTTAGTTTTCTTTACTATCTATTGTGCATCAGGAGTTGTCGCGGGGGGCTTATTGTTTGAAAGCACCTTTAATATTAGTTACGACAAAGCGCTATGGTTAGGGGCATTGGCGACCATTGCTTATACTTTCTTAGGTGGTTTCTTAGCGGTAAGTTGGACGGATACTGTTCAAGCATCATTGATGATTTTTGCCCTGATCTTAACGCCAATTGTCGTGATTTTATCCCTTGGCGGGTTAGATACTTCAATCGAAGTCATTAAAGCTAAAAACCCTGAATATCTTGATATGTTTAAGGGAATGAACTTTGTTGCCATCTTGTCATTGTTAGGTTGGGGACTGGGTTACTTTGGGCAGCCGCATATTCTGGCGCGTTTTATGGCGGCAGATTCACATCGCACGATCCGTTCAGCACGCCGTATCAGTATGACATGGATGGCATTATGCTTAGGTGGAACGATTGCTGTTGGCTTCTTTGGTATCGCTTATTTTGAAAATAATCCTGCATTAGCAGGTTCTGTAATGAAAAATAACGAACGTATTTTCATGGAATTAGCCGGATTACTGTTTAACCCATGGATTGCGGGTATCTTGCTGTCTGCGATTTTGGCGGCGGTAATGAGTACATTAAGTTGCCAATTATTAGTATGTGCCAGCGCATTGACCGAAGATTTATACAAACCTTTTTTCCGCAAATCAGCGAGCCAGAAAGAGCTAGTATGGGTAGGGCGTGGAATGGTGCTGTTAGTCGCGGCGATCGCAATTTATATTGCCCAAGACCCAAATAACAAAGTCTTAGGATTGGTGAGTAATGCGTGGGCCGGTTTTGGTGCCGCATTTGGTCCCGTCGTTTTACTCTCTGTTATGTGGAAACGTATGACACGTACTGGTGCATTAGCCGGGATGGTTGTCGGTGCGGTAACAGTATTAGTTTGGATGAAATTCAAATGGTTAGGTTTATATGAAATCATCCCGGGCTTTATCTTTGCGACTATCGCTATCATTGTTATCAGCTTGATAACTAAGGCGCCAAGCGCAGCAGCACAAGCCCGTTTTGATGAAGCAGAAGCTGAATACAATACAAAATAA